GAACATCAACCAACAGCGCGACTTTAAGACATAACagtcaaacatttatttctttaaacaaataattacttcagtaaaaaaaaaatccgcAGAGTATCACAtttgagaagaaataaaataatctttctcCTTCCGTCATGAATGAAGAGCCTACACTGTATTGACATGAGAGCTTTCTGATCATCTTGCCTGTTTAGTCCTGAcatcacaacacagagacaaaaaccTCGACACAGATCCTACCTATTCACTGACCTAAGCAGGGACACCTGACATGTTTCCCACAGCAAATTGGCCTTTGTGTTGACAATGCCAGAGTCcaactgtttatctgtcttTCGACTGagcaaagaaaacatggaaaagTCATCCAGCATTAATTTACAGTGTACacattaacatacacacatatatgctgCACTACTCTTTGCCTGACTCTGTTAGATTGCATTTTCTCCACCTTTTTTGGATTGTATTTAGTTTACTCACACTTTCCTGTCATTCAGCAGCATCCCATTCATGGTATCAATGGCCCGGTTTGCAGCCTCGTGAGTCTCAAAGTGAACAAATCCATAGCCTTTTGACCCTTTATCGTCACAAACAACCTACAAAGACAAAAGGTTTCAAATCATGCAAATTACAGCttttgctgcaaaaaaaaagcaccttGTGTACTCTTTGCTGGGCGATCGTTCGTATCGCATTGTGTCAGAATGATatcatgttgtattgtaaaTTATTACAAAGTAAATATTGTCAAACTAGGATGACAAATGGATTTATTTACCGATTTTTACAATTTAAGTGTTCATTGCACTGATTATCAGTTTTGTCTGCTTACATATGCAACATCAGGATATATtgattttatataaatgtttcaaCACGGATTAAAAGCATCTGCACCGCCCTACTCCTGTATACAAATGTCATCATCCCAACACTGGATGTAGAAGAAAAGTGTAGTGTCAAACATCTGCGTAATACTCGGTGCAACATTAGCTTAATGTACAAAGACGCCCAGAGAGCTACATGGCAGTAGTCAAGGAAGACCCCGGCCACTTACCTTGCAGGACAAAATATTGCCAAAGGCTGAGAAGGTATCATACAGCGCCTTGTTGTCAATAGACTCATCCATGTTCTTGATAAAGATGTTTCCCACACCAGACTTCCTGAGTCCCGGGTCACGCTGAGACCACATTATCCGGATAGGCCGACCTTTGATAACGTCGTAGTTCATTGTATCCAGGGCGCACTCCGCtgaaattgtttttataaattgtgttttgtttacatttgtcgTAAAGCACCACCACTCATCATGTCACAGCTGTGGGGGATTCAAATTCCTTTTatcaagagaaaataaatcaaatcagttGATCagaatgtgtttcatgtgtgcgTTGAGTGTTTActtgataaaaaaaaggtgCTACTTATTCTCcagttaaaacatttcttgCAGGATAATTTCAGAAATACGCGAGGATATTAGGtgtaatatcattattatattattgatacTTTACCATCAGCTGGTTGCTGAAAGTTTATATAGGCATATCCCAGAGATCTGCGAGTGATGATGTCGCGGCACACACGGATTGACATGATGGGTCCAGCAGGAGAGAATTTCTGGTAGAGCATGGCCTCCGTAACATCTGAATGCAGGTCGCCTACATACAGAGATGCAAGGGGATACGATTGTCCACTGCTGTTCATCTTAGGTGACAGCTAGTTCAAGAAAGAAGAGTGTTAGGAGTATTACATagtatcatatatatcatattccACTTGAGTTGATCCAGCTCTATGTTCATTTCTGAAGCCACATTTATATTAGAAACACCTTTTAATGTCAATTTTCTAATCTTAACCTGGAGCCCATCCTTATATGAATGCCTCTAACCCAATTGTGGTGAGGTACACCCGGGTTAAGGTCTTATATAGTTTCTACCCagacaaactaaatataatgcAAAACTATTTAATGGCACAACCTGCAGTTtccaaaatgaccacaaagttGAATCAATACATCTTTAATACAGTTTTAAACAACAACTTAAAAGTTACAACCTTCACGAAGGCAGGATATATTGCAAGGgtgttgtattagactgcattactGTAAATCATGTCTCTCTTGCTTTGATTAAACATTTCATGTCATCAATGACATGATAATACTAGGCGCACTTTCACTTCTCAATTGTTTATTCATCTAATTACACAAAAACTTAGTTTCTGTTTGAAGAAATAGAAATATGATTGGGCTTTTTTACCCTACTATGCAGACAGTAGAGACTGAACAATAAAATGTGGACTTTGATTCTTTGCTTTAACCAGATATACACTTTAATTGCTAGTTTATTAGGTCCATCCCATTTACATCAATGACGGTAAGAGACACAATATTATGTAATACAGTTCAAACAGCACCACTAAACATcctcaaaaataaatcataatgttGAACCTCCTGTAAAACGGTTTTTAACATAAACTAAGCATTACAACCTTATGGAGGGAGGATTAACACCTAGctagttaaaatatataatataatagagtctaataaactggcaactacGTGTACATGTGTGGTTTTGAGGATcttcatattaaaatgatcacatttaaaaacctgTAAGAAAATTATAAACAAATCTCAATTTATTCAAACTCTTCAATAGTATAAGGGATTAAGTAAACCTCTCGTGTGGGTTCATAAGTAAGTtttgtttaattaatttttctatattcacatttctgtcATGGTACTAAATAGTACTAATTTCTATTTTCTAACTGTCTATATTGTACTACATTCCCTGCAAGCGTATTTAATCATTTCAAATTGTATTCTTTAAAAATTGTTTATCAATGAATGTTCTTTGATTATGCATGTTAATATTTATGAGAAAGGGTGTGGCTAAATGCTGGAGCGAAAATGTGCTTCTCAAAAAAAGTAGAGTAATCTAAAAACTCctcacaaataaacatttaacaaagatATATCACCTAAATAGACGTAGCTTTGGCAGAGACAGGTGAGTttaaaatgcattcattaaaagttCATAAAATATTAATTCGACTTGTTATCACTAAGGAGAGCTAGCTACAGTTAGCTAACTTTAGAACATTTCTTAGAGCACTTCACATCAGAATTAGCTGATATCTGATGGAGGTAAAGCAACTACATCTCAATTAAACACCGGATTTTAAAAAATTGCTAAAAATTAACGTTACTTACGGCTTTTAAATAGCCAATGCGTCGGAATACTGATGTACGAGTTTCAGTGTAGCAGGTTGCGAGCGCCGTTCAACACTTTCCACATGGGCGGGGGGTTGTTTTCGTTTAATTAAGACCGTGGAACACCTGCAGCTCTCCTCCGCATATCGCCGTTTCAATTAAGCTGTGTGAGAGGGCAGAGGTTAACAGACGTGCCACTCCGCGATGAAAACTAGTTCTTGTATAAAATGGCTAAAATCTTATTTATTTCGCCCTCTGGTGGGCGTTAGCAAGGCCCTTGCTGAAATCAAAGCCAACCCACAAATCGTCACCAAATCTTAGTGAATTCAAGCTCTTTATGAATTACTAAACCATATTAATATTCCTTGTGAACAAAAATGAAGACATAATTTGCCTGTTATCTTAAACGAAACTTTATTTCACTGAATGGTCTTTGACACTTTCCTATTTCTTACATGTATAGTGAAACTAGAATGGTTTTAAGATACATAAACACAAAGCTAGAATTACACCAACCATTGTTTATCTCCATTTCTTCATTGCTTTTTAGAGCTATTCTAAATTTTCACAACCACGTGTGTGCACTGGGTAATAGACTGTTACAGAAGCAAATTTTTAGCCATAAGACTTGTCAGTAAAAACAAAGCAAGTAAATACCTGATATACAGACAGGCTTCGTTCCACATTCACTAATTGCATTTTCATCAAGCATAATAATAAACtgacatgatttttttttcccaaCAGAAGACTATTTCAATTCATTGGAGCATTGTCAGAGTAAACAGACTGTCAGCTATAATGTGCAATGGTGTCTTTAACTACAATATGTGGAATGTAGTGGTGATAAATGGTATTGTGACACTGAGCTTCTTTCCAAAAGTGATGGATTGGGCTTCTCCAAATTGCACCTTCAAAATAGACCTGATTTTTGAGGCGATCATTCACACCAACTATCTTCAACAGCAGAGAGATGCACCTGGGTAAAAACTGACGTCAAGATTTAGCTATTTAAGTTAGTCTTACTCGTTCCCTTTGAGATTtctaaaaacaacaagcagATGCTGCCTAAGAGGCTGCAAGAGAAAGCCAGGCAcagattttttttgttggaGAAAACAACCGCTTTAAGAGGAATATTTTGCAAGCAGGGTTGATACAGTGTGGTAAGACATTTTCAATTAACATCAATAAAAGGTTACTTTAGGTTTTACATACAGATGATAGTCAATCTTGCAAAATACATGGAACCACATTTACGCACATACAATTTTCATTGTACTGAGATCAAGCAGCACCTGAACAGTGAGTAAAACTACAATGACAATCCATACTTAgttccaaaaaagaaaataggagCACTGCCTTTCCAAAAGCCTAATAAATGTGGAATGTCTGAACAATTCTAACATGACAATTTAAGGGGTCCCTTGAAACTGTGATTTTGTGAACATGATCAAGGAGCATTACACCAAGATGTCAGTGTCACAATACAGCCTGCCTCCTTTCTGTATGAGCCCACAGCAGAATTGCAGTTAGTTATTAATACAGGATTGTACGTGTCTGGAAATTCAAACACAAAAACTGTTTTGGGGTTGTGAAGCAAATGGAGCGCCTACCATCACAGTGTTTGGTGAAAATCAACTGCCAGTTTAATTACCATACAATAAAACCTGTAAATATCATGAGGAATCACAAATAAAgtaacccaaaaaaaaaaaaaaaaaaaatagggtGATGAAAATGCACAACAAACTAGCTGGGACAAAGGGATTTGGAAGGACGATTAGAATTCAcaacaccccctcccccccagaCCACCACACATACAGTCTTTCACATCCTTTCATACATGCTCTCTCactacatacagacatacacacaaagccgacaaaaaaaaacagcaacatggACTCACTAATCAATACAACATGTTTCCAAAAAGTGACTGAATCTGCTAACTGAAAATTACCCTGTCACCTCACAGTGAACTGAGAGGGGTAAACTAGTTGGTCAGGAGCAATTCAGGCTGCTTGTCATACAGAAGtgggaggagctgatggagtGGAGGGGGATGTATATAAGCTGTCTGTGTTTAAGATAAGAGTGTAGGTGGATTAACAGTGCATTTCCATTAGTTTTCCCCGTCTCCAGTCTCTCCCTCATCTGCCTGGTTTTCTGATGTCCACAGCTAGGaacagagaaatacaaatgttataatttGCTGCAAGTAATACATGAGGATCAATCGGAGGCAAAACAGCATGTAGCTTAAAACTTACAGTCAGGTTGTCCCTTAGTAGTTGCATGATCAGGGTGCTGTCTTTGTAAGAATCCTCATTCAAAGTGTCAAGTTCAGCGATGGCGTCATCAAATGCCTGAAATTCAAAGATTACacttgttatttaaatgtaatactaCAGCAGCATCCTCTAAACACTGTTTGACAGTGACTATTCACAACAGGCCATTTCTTTGAGATATTCAGCACTTAGATAAATACCACAAGAATTCCCTTACAATGTTTGCAAGTAGTACAGTTTCTGGCTACTTGTGATGCTGATTGTCTTCGAATCTTAAAAATACAGTTAGACTGTAAAATGGTTTAAAAACTATGACATTAGGCTTCGGTTCATACCGCCTTGGCCAGGCTGCAGGCCTTGTCCGGGTTGTTGAGGATTTCATAGTAGAAGACTGAGAAGTTGAGGGCCAGGCCAAGCCGGATAGGGTGTGTTGGCTGCATCTCCCCCTTGCTGATGTCAAAAGCTTGCTGGTACGCCTGCTGGGAATTGTCCACTGTATCTTTagacaaaaaaagaattgaaaaaaaaaaattaacttcactatttacaacacattttaaagcattattAACCGTTTTTGGCCACCTGGGGGCAGCAAACAACAATGTCATACTGTATTGTCACCTATAATTGAAATggcattaatttaaaaaaaaaaattgtgtcTCCCTAGCACATGCAAGTTCAATAtgcactctccttttagctctgtttaaGTCTCTAAAAAAATCCtggagggaaatatctggctctttaggtGCAAAATGCTCTACCAGCTAGGGGCCAACATTGTCTTTTTGCAGTTTGGTGGACGACAGGAAGACTGCCCTCAGTATGTCAGTATGTTGCCTTTTTGTGTgctaaaaacagctgcctgtCATTGCTGGAAACAATGTTGATGAGTGCTTTCAGTGTGAACCAAAATAATCAATTTGCAGGCAGTTAAACCAAGGAAttagctgaaagacgctaagcGGAGCATAGCTGAACTGCAGAGTTTGGGATAATGCCATAAGTGATCCATTTCACAAAGTTATTTGACCCAttgttataaaatattaattaatgcaGCTTCAGGCACATTGTTAAGAGCACAAATATATAATGTTAATCATGTCCTCACTTACCTTTCTTATCATCCCCAGAAGCAACCTCAGACAGGTATCTATAATAGTCGCCTTTCATTTTCAGATAGAACACCTTGCTTTCCGCAGCAGTTGCATTGGAAATGAGAAAGTTGTCCAGTAGCCCCTGAAAACAATAGTTA
This window of the Cottoperca gobio chromosome 7, fCotGob3.1, whole genome shotgun sequence genome carries:
- the LOC115010530 gene encoding 14-3-3 protein beta/alpha-1, which encodes MDKNDLVQKAKLAEQAERYDDMAAAMKSVTEQDAELSNEERNLLSVAYKNVVGARRSSWRVISSIEQKTEGNDKKHQMAQEYREKIETELQEICHDVLGLLDNFLISNATAAESKVFYLKMKGDYYRYLSEVASGDDKKDTVDNSQQAYQQAFDISKGEMQPTHPIRLGLALNFSVFYYEILNNPDKACSLAKAAFDDAIAELDTLNEDSYKDSTLIMQLLRDNLTLWTSENQADEGETGDGEN